The following proteins are co-located in the Castanea sativa cultivar Marrone di Chiusa Pesio chromosome 8, ASM4071231v1 genome:
- the LOC142606839 gene encoding uncharacterized protein LOC142606839: MPKKAKYAHNIPRYEMARLDRMRQNQERIDALELKHISTSLKDSAQSNCAKGKRSRASVMVNDDYVPPIGDDDNDDESSNSIIHKLQMAPGRLTRSIGEASIPVVQSTVQSTETPPEANPLAQSSSSAEAQATDALTSTIGSASRNTRGTTRGIGVRALVEKSGKLLVRIAAEYDAPVGKNACKLVNQIGVQERTLKIGRKLRANIDAGQRHLLLGLMRRQIIMAVKFLNWQKSSKMFISIQIQICGYTMRMK; the protein is encoded by the exons atgcccaaaaaggcCAAATACGCTCATAATATACCAAGGTATGAGATGGCAAGATTGGATAGAATGAGgcaaaaccaagagagaattGATGCTTTGGAATTGAAGCACATCTCAACTTCTCTAAAGGATTCTGCTCAGTCCAATTgtgcaaaagggaaaagaagtagAGCTAGTGTTATGGTAAATGATGATTATGTACCACCTATTGGTgacgatgacaatgatgatgagtcaTCTAATTCTATAATCCATAAG TTACAGATGGCACCAGGACGGCTTACACGCTCGATAGGTGAGGCATCTATTCCGGTGGTCCAATCTACGGTTCAATCTACGGAAACACCTCCTGAGGCAAATCCTCTTGCCCAAAGTTCTTCTAGTGCAGAGGCGCAGGCTACCGATGCATTAACTAGCACGATTG GATCGGCTAGTAGAAATACCCGTGGAACAACACGAGGTATAGGAGTACGGGCACTTGTTGAAAAAAGTGGTAAGCTGCTAGTACGTATAGCTGCAGAGTACGATGCTCCTGTTGGGAAGAATGCGTGCAAACTTGTCAATCAAATTGGCGTACAAGAAAGAACtctgaaaataggaagaaaacttCGGGCAAACATAGATGCGGGAcaaaggcacttgctgttagggttgatgaggag ACAAATAATAATGGCGGTCAAGTTCCTGAAttggcaaaaatcttcaaagatgttcatttcaattcaaatacaaatatgtggatacaccatgaggatgaagtga